TTTTATCGGCTACATGATGGAACAATCACTAAAAAACGAACTGGCACGAAAAAAACTACCAACAAACGTCATCACGCTTTTAACACAAACGGAAGTTAGCGCTAGCGACCCCGCGTTCCAAAGCCCGACAAAACCAATCGGTGTTTTCTATACACGCGAAGAAGCCGTCGAACTGGCTGCGGAAAAAGGCTGGGAAATGGCAGAAGACGCAGGTCGAGGATACCGCCGCGTTGTTCCATCTCCACAACCACAAAAAATCCACGGCGTCGAAGCGATTAAGCAACTCGTAGCCACAGATACCGTCGTTATTTCGACAGGCGGAGGCGGCATCCCCGTCGTACAAAACGAAGAAGGCGATCTAAAAGGCGTCGAAGCAGTCATCGATAAAGACCGTTCCGCGTTACGCCTATCCGAACAAGTCGAAGCTGATGTTTTCATGATTCTAACCGACGTGACAAACGTGTACTTACATTTCGGCGAACCAAATCAACAAAAACTAGAAGGCGTTCCAGTCAAGGAAGCGAAGCAATATATGACAGAAGGCCATTTCGCAGACGGCAGTATGGGTCCCAAAATGGAAGCAGCGATTGCTTTTGCCGAATCTGGAAAAGAAGCTATCATTTGTTCACTAGACGCTGCGGTAGAAGCACTTGCTGGTCGCGCAGGAACACGAATTTTGCCAGAAAAAAGTACGGTGAACGCTTGAAAATATCGCAGGAAATCAGCCTAAGATTTCCTGCGATATTTTTTTCATGTTTAGCCGTTCATAATCTTGGGAATTGTAGTTTATATTCAAGAAAGCAGAATTGTTTCCCATCACATTTCAGAAAAAACATGAAAATAACGAAAATTTCTTTCATTAAAGGTAAAATGGTTATTTTCAATCGATAAAATTCATGCTACAATAGTAAAGTTGTGGAGTTATGAAAACTGATTAATGGAGATGAAGAATTTGGATTCAGAAAACAGTACATTGATGCAAAAAATCGATTATAGTACGCGTAAGAAGATCGATCTAGTAAACAATAGTGTTGTTCGATACATTTTCCGTGCCATGTTAGCTTGTTTATTTTTAACATTAGGAACAGCCGTGGCGGTTATGATTGGCGACAAGGTGGATCATTTTGCGCACGGACTTGGTAAAATCGTTTATGCTTTCATGTTCAGCTGGTCACTTGTCATGATTATTTATATGAACGCCGAGCTTGGTACGAGTAACATGATGTATATGACAACAGGTGTCTACCAAAAAATTATTAAACCTGGTAAAGCTTTAGGAATTTTATTACTTTGTGTATTTTGTAATTTAATCGGTGGTATTCTAGCAGGTTATTTGATGTCACTCACATCAGCTTTCCATGCATTGCCAGCCGATCACTTCTTGTTCACAGCAGTGACAGGAAAATTGGAAAAAGAACCATTACAGATTTTTATTGAAGCGATTTTTGCAAATATTGTCGTGAATACGGCGGTTATTTGTACGATGCGGATGAAAGACGATGCAGGAAAAGTTATTGCAATGATTTTCATTATTTTCATTTTTGCTTTCCTAGGCTTCGAGCACGTTATCGCTAACTTCTCGTCATTCTCACTGGCATTCTTTGCCTCAGGCGGTCACTTAGACGCGATGACATGGAGTAGCGTAACAACGAATCTTTCCTTGGCCTTTATCGGAAACTACATCGGTGGTGGCCTCGTTATCGGACTTGGCTATGCATGGCTCAACAAAACGAAATCAATTTATAAAGACTAAAAAATTGCGCGGTCTAGGAGAAATATTCCTAAACCGCGCTTTTTTTATGTTCTGTGATACACGTTTTGAAAAGAAATCTGCCAATAAAAGAGGTATACTAGAGGTGAGTCATTTTTAAAATTTGGAAGACTAATCTTGAAAAGGGGTAGAAATATGGACTATAAAATCGTTGAACAAGAAGGATTTCAGATCATTGCTGTCAAAAAAGTCTTTTCATTCCAGGCAGGGCAGAATTTAGTCGAGATTCCGAAATTTTGGGAAGAAGTGTGGTCAGACGGGACAATGGAGCGTTTAGCAGGTTTGGTGAACGGTGAAGTTCCGCGTTATATGGGGATTTGTAGCGTTTCTGAGGAACAAGCACCGAAACAGGAAATGGATTATTGGATAGCGGTGGATTGCGACGGGGAAGCGCCTGTTGACATGGGAAAATGGGAAATTCCGAGTTTGCAGTGGGCAGTGTTTCCATCGGTAGGTGCGTTGCCAGACGCGATTCAACAAACGTGGCAGAAGATTTATGCGGAATGGTTGCCAGCGAGTGGCTATGAACATGGTCCAGGGCCTGAGATCGAGGTTTATGGCCCAGGCGATAATAGAGCGGATGATTATGAATGCGAAGTTTGGATACCGGTTATAAAAAAATAAGTGCGCCACGGCGCACTTATTTTTTCGATTCAATTCGCGAATGCTGCGTCAAAAAAGTACTAATCAGCGGATGAAACTTCTCAACTTCAACTAAAAAAGCATCATGCCCATAATCCGAATCCACCTCATAATACGTCACCGGGACATCCCATTCCTTCAAAAGTTCATAATCCCGACGCAAATCATGAATCCGAAACAGCTGATCACTTGTCACACCAACCAGCAAATATGGAATCCGAATCCCAGTAAAAAGCGGCTTGTCATCAGCGCCAACCACCGTCACATCAAATAAATCAATCGCTTTTGTCAAATACAGATAGCTATTCGCATCAAACCGTTCCACAAACGAATCCCCTTGGTATTGCAGATACGACTCAACTTGGAAATGCTCCTTCGAAAAAGCACCCGGAGAAGAATCAGCAACCGTAAATCGTTCAAACCGTTTCGAAAATAGCTCACTCGTGCGATACGTCATCATTCCAACCATCCGCGCTGTCGCAAGCCCACCCTCAGGCTGCCCAATATAATCCCCACCATTAAAATCAGGATCATTCAAAATCGCCATCCGCATAATCAGGTTATACCCAATCGCCTCAGGACTCGCCGCAAGAGGAGACGCTAAATTTATCACGCTCCCCGTTATTTCCGGGTAATCAATCGCCCATTGCGTCGCCTGCATGCCACCCATCGAACCGCCAATCACTGAAACCACATGCTTAACACCGAGCGCATCCAGCAACGCCTTTTGCACCTTAATAATATCCTTAATCGTAAACCCAGGAAAATGCAACCGATATTCTGCCCCCGTCCGCGGATCTACCGAAGAAGGCCCAGTTGTTCCACTACAACCACCAAAAACATTCGTACAAACAATGAAATAATCAGCCGGATCAATCGTTTTTCCCGCTCCAATAAAATCATCCCACCAACCAGCGACATCCTCGTCAAAATGCTTCGCCGCGTGCGCCGTCCCAGTCAATGCGTGCTCCAACAAAATACAGTTATCCTTCGCCAAAGAAAGCTCGCCATACGTCTCAAAACCAACCTCAATCGGGCCAATCGTTTCCCCATTTTCCAACACAAAAGGCGTGTCATTAAAAAGTTCTATCTGTCTAAGTGTTCCCATCCCACATCACCTTTTCTTCATCTGATAGTTTTAAATTTTGTCCAAAGCTTGCGCCAAATCCATGATAATATCCTCGCTATTCTCAATCCCAATCGAAACGCGAATTGTCTCGGGTTTCACACCAGCTTCCTTTTGTTCCGCAGCGTTCAACTGCTGATGTGTCGTTGAAGCGGGGTGGATAATGAGCGATTTCGCATCACCGACATTTGCCAAATGCGAAAATAGTTCCACAGACTCGATGACTTTTTTGCCAGCCTCGTAGCCATCCTTCACGCCAAACGAGAAAATAGCGCTAGGTCCCTTTGGAAAATAAATTTGCGCCAAATCATAATATTTATTCGATGCGAGACCAGGATAGTTTACCCAAGCTATTTTTTCATGTGATTCCAAGTATTCCGCCACTTTTTGAGCGTTAGCCACATGTTTATCGAGACGTAGCGACAATGTCTCCAAACCGAGAATTAGCAAGAACGAGTTGAAAGGGGAGATCGCAGCACCTGTATCACGAAGCAGCGTCACGCGTAATTTTGTAATATAAGCCGCAGCACCGACATCATTCGCATAAGAAAGGCCATGATAGCTCGGATCAGGATCAACCAATTTTGGGAACTTGCCATTTTTCCAGTCAAAAGTACCAGCGTCAATCACGGCACCACCTATTGCTACGCCGTGTCCACCGATAAATTTCGTAGCCGAGTAAACGACAATATCAGCGCCAAAATCAAACGGACGATTCAAGTAAGCCGTCGCGAATGTATTATCCACAATCAGCGGGATACCATGTTCGTGCGCCACATCTGCCACCTTGCGAATATCGATAAGATTAATATCAGGATTCCCAATTGACTCAATGAAAATCGCTTTCGTGCGTTCCGTAACAGCCGCAGCGAAGTTCTCCGCATCATCTGGGTCAACAAACGTCACATCGATCCCAAAATCCTTCAGCGTATGGGAGAATAGCGTGTAAGTCCCACCATAAAGCGTGCTCGCCGAAACAATATGATCGCCACTACTCGCAATATTCAAAATCGCATATGTAATCGCAGCCATCCCAGAAGCCGTCGCAACAGCCCCAACGCCGCCTTCCAAAAGCGCCAATCGTTCCTCAAAAACCGCCGTCGTAGGATTCGTAATACGCGTATAAATATTCCCAGCTTCTTGCAAACCAAACAGCGCCGCCGCGTGATCCGTATCATTAAACGTGTAAGAAGTAGTCTGGTAAATTGGCACAGCACGAGCGTTTGTCGCGGAATCTGGCGTATGCCCTCCATGTACTTGTATAGTTTCAAAACGATAATCTTTTCCCATCATTCCTCTACCCCTCTCAAAAACGTCAACTTATCAAGAAAAAACAAAAACCCCTCCATAGCACGCAGATGATAAGCGTTACTTAGGAAAGGTTGAACGAACAACGATTTCGTAGTCAGTAACTTATCTTTGCAAAAAAATTGCTGGAATTAGCACCGTGATCAAAATATCCGGTTGCTAAGGTTTCGCAGGGCCAGTCCCTCCACCTTTCTTGATAAGAAGCGTATTAAATTGGTTCTATCATACAATTATTTAGATACCTTTGTCAAGAGAAGTAGACAGATTTTTCAAAAGAATAAAGCTTAATTTAAAATATGTATTTTTTGAGTACATTGTAACTAAATTTCATCCGATAAAACACTAAACAAGCATTAAATAACGCTTACATATACAAGTTGTTTGCCTAAATGTGACTAAAGGCGAAATTCATAAAATAATATACGAAAATAAAAGTGTTTCAATCAAGAAATAAAGGGTAAAATAGCTGATAGAGCCTAAAAATTCTAATCATAAAAAAGGAAGTGTTACATATCATGAAAACATTCGCACGTATATTGGTGTTAATCGCCGGTATCGCAATGATATGTTTAGGAATCTGGTTTGTTTTCCACCCAGGTATTTCTTTACTATCATTCACTCTATTCATCGGAATCCTAATGTTAATCGTTGGGGTATTCCAAATCATTCAATATTTCTCCCATCGCAGTGGCCAAAAAGTTTCTGGTTGGATCCTAGCAGAAGGAATCTTGTCTGTATTACTAGGAATCTTGCTACTAGCTGACCAATTGGAAGGAACAGTAACATTAGTACTTGTCTTCGGTATGTGGGTTCTTTTTGCAGGAATCATGCGTACAATCGGAGCCTTCGCTGCTAAAAATGAAAACGTTCAAGGTTGGGGCTGGATTTTAACATTAGGTATTCTAGGAATTGTTCTTGGTTTTATCTCTTTATTCAATCCAATCGTTGGCGCAATCGGTATCGTGATTATCGTTGGTACATTCTTCATCGTCCAAGGTATCAACTGTATCGCAACGTTCTTCTTTGTTGGCAAATTGAAATAATAGAATGAACTTGAAAAGGACAAGTAATCCAGTAATCTGGGATGCTTGTCCTTTTTGGTGCGCCCAGCATGCGCAAATACTAGGTGGTGAAAGTCCACTACAGGCTTGGCGGTAGGAACTGTTAGCTCAAGGCAAGGGTGTCCATCGTGAGGTGGAATCTTAAGGAAACTAGTGAGAAAATATCGAGCTGACGAACAGAAACTGCATAGAAGGCTGTATGAAGACGGATGAGATTGCTAAAAAAATCGAGGTCCAATATGCCCGAATATCCCGTAATAAGGATTTAATTAAATCAGCTTTACTCGAAGATCCTGGTTCTAGCCCTAGTAGCACTTTCAACAACAATTCTTGGAACCGTGTTGGTAACATTACGACAAAAATCCAAGGAAAGTATATGATTGTGTAACATCTTAAAATAGATAAATCACTCGCTAGTGACATTTCTACGCTTATGTAAAAGTGAGGCGTGTTTTGGCATGTCCTTTTCTATGCCCGAACTCAATGATTTCAAACCATATAGATTTTTAAGGTACCTGTGCATTATACCTACAACCATAAAAAAAACCTGTCTTCAGACAGAGTTTTTTTATGGTTGTAGGTTATTTACGGCTTTCAAAGAAAGCAAGAAAAGCAAAAATAACTGACATAACTATGAAAATTACTGGTATTACCAACGGAGCACCAAAATAGTTGATATTGCTGTAATTCTCTGAATCGTAATGAAGTAATCCCTGCGTGTAATTCTTAAATGCCATGTCCAATACTTGCAACAAGAATATTCCCGCCAATCCAAGTGTAAAAGTAACGAAACTGAAAATTTTATACATCTAATTTCCCCCTTTATCTAGTAATCTTTACTATAACATGATATTATGAAGATTGTAACAAGAAATATATAGAAATCACTGGGGGTTTTTAAAAATGAAAGCGAAAAGAACATTTAAAAAGGTTAGGGCAAGTTTATTGGTGGCTACATTAACACTATCGGGGGCGATCCTAACACCGCTAACAGCAAACGCGGAAGTTTCACAAGAAACTAAAGATAAAGTTACTAACCTCGTAAAAGATTATTACAACAGTCAAATTACTACGGTTGGAGAAGAAGCGATTTTTCCAGACGCACAAGTTGAGGGTGTGAGCGATGACGCAGTACTTGATAATGAAGGTACCGAAGGAGAAATTACAACTTTTGGCGCCGCGGTTATGTGGCAAACTAAAAAAACATACAAGGGTATGGAATATGGTCCTTGGAAAACAGTAGGCGTGCGAAAAGCTTCACCAACTAAAGGGAAAATGTATGTTGATTTCAGTACAAAAGTGTCTACATCCTATAGCGGTTCAATTAAAGTAGGCGTTAAGAAAGTTGAAAGTGTTCTTGGTTTCAGTTTAACATCTTCCAAAACAACATCTTTTAAGAACGACTGGGAATGTAAAGCGAATGTTTCCTATATAGCAGAATCTCGATCACGTTATAAAGTGTATGAAGTCAAACAAACTAAAACAGTCATGAACACTTGGACGGGTCAAAAAGCTGTAACTAATTACTATGTAAAAGTCAAAAAAAATGATTCAATAGATGTTCGTGTAAGATAATCAATACTAAATTACAGGGCTCTCATTTCTGGTAAGTCCTGTTTTTCTGCCTTTGACATCTTCGTTTTTAATGGCTTAGAAGGCTCGTATACTGAAGGTACGTAGGGTGGTAGGGTTCTTCCTGCTCAATTATCCATTGGGAAATAGTGAAATTATGATATTGCATCAATGATTGAGAGTATTGTTTTTCTGTTACAGATATTAAGTAAAAAAAGATGAGAGACGAAAATCGCCCTCATCTTTTTTACATTTAATTATCCACGTTTTCTAAGAAGAGCTGCTGCAATTCCTGAAACGAGTAATCCTGCGAATACCAAGCCAGCAGAACTAGAGTCTCCTGTTTTTGGTAGTGCTTTAAGATTTGTAGTTTTTGCTGGTGTAGCTGCTTTTACAGTAGCTTTTTTCACAGCTTGCACAACAGCTGGTTTGGTATTAGTATCCGCTGGTTCAACTTTAAGTTCTTCCCCTACATATGTGAACTCAGAAACATCACTGTATTCACCAGTCTCCATGTCTACACTCCATAAATAAATCGTTTGACCGTTTACTAGTGCGTCAGCTTTATCAAATCTAATATGGAAATCGCCCTCATCATTTGCTTGATCTTCTCCAATAATATTTCCATCTTCGTCAAAAATCATAACAGTTGTTAATGGCTCCGCTTTTCCATAAATATCGAGTTTTGTTGATTTAGAGACATTCACAACAGGTGCATCAAAGAAATAAACATCATCGCCAAGTACTTCATAAGAAAGAGTGATGCTTGAAGTGTTACCGCTAGCATCCTCAGCAACTATAACCGTTGTAAAATTGCCTTCTTTTGATGTATCTAAGAATTCTTTACCATTTTCAAAGTAAACTTTAACGAAACCTGAGTTGTCAGTAGCGTCAACCAGTTCATCAGCAGTCCAATCTTCATCAATACCTACATAAAAATCATCTTCAATAGCTTCGATAACTGGCTTCGTAGTATCAACAACTGTATAAGTAGCTGAAATATTTTCAGTTGTCGTACCATCTGTAGCTGCAACCGTTACTGTTTGAGCTCCTAAGCGATTCACAACAGGGGCTTTAACAAAGGATAGTGTAACACCAGCTGATGCTGTTACGAACTTGCTTGGATCTTTAGCTGCTACGTTGATTTCAGTTGTTACATTTGATTTCGCTGTTGCGAGAGCTGCTGCTTTTACAGGAGTTTTTACTGGCTCTGTTACTGTATAGCTTGCAACGACTTCTTGTGTTGTAGCGTCATCAAAAGTTGCTATGACTGTTGTTGAGAATGTTCCTGCTTTAACAGTAGTTGCTTCTGTTCCAGCTTTATAAGAAAGAACTGGTTTAGCATTTGCATCTGTAATTGTTACAAAATCAGCAGGTGCAGTGGCTGCATCTTTGACGAAAGACACGTCTGATTTTGAGATAACTGTATCAGCAGCAACTTTAGCTGTAGGTACAGTTGTTTCGACAGTAGTTGTAACATCCTTCGTTTCTGGTGTTACCTCATCCGTATATGTAGCTGGTGTTTGTGCTACTTCCTCCGCGAATACTGGTGCTGCTAGTGAAAATGTTAGGCTGCAAGCAAGTAATCCGCAAGCAAGTTTTGTTGTTTTGTTAGACAT
The sequence above is drawn from the Listeria weihenstephanensis genome and encodes:
- a CDS encoding HdeD family acid-resistance protein produces the protein MKTFARILVLIAGIAMICLGIWFVFHPGISLLSFTLFIGILMLIVGVFQIIQYFSHRSGQKVSGWILAEGILSVLLGILLLADQLEGTVTLVLVFGMWVLFAGIMRTIGAFAAKNENVQGWGWILTLGILGIVLGFISLFNPIVGAIGIVIIVGTFFIVQGINCIATFFFVGKLK
- a CDS encoding LPXTG cell wall anchor domain-containing protein, which codes for MSNKTTKLACGLLACSLTFSLAAPVFAEEVAQTPATYTDEVTPETKDVTTTVETTVPTAKVAADTVISKSDVSFVKDAATAPADFVTITDANAKPVLSYKAGTEATTVKAGTFSTTVIATFDDATTQEVVASYTVTEPVKTPVKAAALATAKSNVTTEINVAAKDPSKFVTASAGVTLSFVKAPVVNRLGAQTVTVAATDGTTTENISATYTVVDTTKPVIEAIEDDFYVGIDEDWTADELVDATDNSGFVKVYFENGKEFLDTSKEGNFTTVIVAEDASGNTSSITLSYEVLGDDVYFFDAPVVNVSKSTKLDIYGKAEPLTTVMIFDEDGNIIGEDQANDEGDFHIRFDKADALVNGQTIYLWSVDMETGEYSDVSEFTYVGEELKVEPADTNTKPAVVQAVKKATVKAATPAKTTNLKALPKTGDSSSAGLVFAGLLVSGIAAALLRKRG
- a CDS encoding formate/nitrite transporter family protein, which produces MDSENSTLMQKIDYSTRKKIDLVNNSVVRYIFRAMLACLFLTLGTAVAVMIGDKVDHFAHGLGKIVYAFMFSWSLVMIIYMNAELGTSNMMYMTTGVYQKIIKPGKALGILLLCVFCNLIGGILAGYLMSLTSAFHALPADHFLFTAVTGKLEKEPLQIFIEAIFANIVVNTAVICTMRMKDDAGKVIAMIFIIFIFAFLGFEHVIANFSSFSLAFFASGGHLDAMTWSSVTTNLSLAFIGNYIGGGLVIGLGYAWLNKTKSIYKD
- the arcC gene encoding carbamate kinase, which translates into the protein MGKRVVIALGGNAILQPNQEATFENQLKNVEDSCAKIAEITEAGHKVIVTHGNGPQVGNILRQNEEAKAYVPALPIDACSAESQGFIGYMMEQSLKNELARKKLPTNVITLLTQTEVSASDPAFQSPTKPIGVFYTREEAVELAAEKGWEMAEDAGRGYRRVVPSPQPQKIHGVEAIKQLVATDTVVISTGGGGIPVVQNEEGDLKGVEAVIDKDRSALRLSEQVEADVFMILTDVTNVYLHFGEPNQQKLEGVPVKEAKQYMTEGHFADGSMGPKMEAAIAFAESGKEAIICSLDAAVEALAGRAGTRILPEKSTVNA
- the metX gene encoding homoserine O-acetyltransferase MetX → MGTLRQIELFNDTPFVLENGETIGPIEVGFETYGELSLAKDNCILLEHALTGTAHAAKHFDEDVAGWWDDFIGAGKTIDPADYFIVCTNVFGGCSGTTGPSSVDPRTGAEYRLHFPGFTIKDIIKVQKALLDALGVKHVVSVIGGSMGGMQATQWAIDYPEITGSVINLASPLAASPEAIGYNLIMRMAILNDPDFNGGDYIGQPEGGLATARMVGMMTYRTSELFSKRFERFTVADSSPGAFSKEHFQVESYLQYQGDSFVERFDANSYLYLTKAIDLFDVTVVGADDKPLFTGIRIPYLLVGVTSDQLFRIHDLRRDYELLKEWDVPVTYYEVDSDYGHDAFLVEVEKFHPLISTFLTQHSRIESKK
- a CDS encoding GyrI-like domain-containing protein; its protein translation is MDYKIVEQEGFQIIAVKKVFSFQAGQNLVEIPKFWEEVWSDGTMERLAGLVNGEVPRYMGICSVSEEQAPKQEMDYWIAVDCDGEAPVDMGKWEIPSLQWAVFPSVGALPDAIQQTWQKIYAEWLPASGYEHGPGPEIEVYGPGDNRADDYECEVWIPVIKK
- a CDS encoding O-acetylhomoserine aminocarboxypropyltransferase/cysteine synthase family protein, which produces MGKDYRFETIQVHGGHTPDSATNARAVPIYQTTSYTFNDTDHAAALFGLQEAGNIYTRITNPTTAVFEERLALLEGGVGAVATASGMAAITYAILNIASSGDHIVSASTLYGGTYTLFSHTLKDFGIDVTFVDPDDAENFAAAVTERTKAIFIESIGNPDINLIDIRKVADVAHEHGIPLIVDNTFATAYLNRPFDFGADIVVYSATKFIGGHGVAIGGAVIDAGTFDWKNGKFPKLVDPDPSYHGLSYANDVGAAAYITKLRVTLLRDTGAAISPFNSFLLILGLETLSLRLDKHVANAQKVAEYLESHEKIAWVNYPGLASNKYYDLAQIYFPKGPSAIFSFGVKDGYEAGKKVIESVELFSHLANVGDAKSLIIHPASTTHQQLNAAEQKEAGVKPETIRVSIGIENSEDIIMDLAQALDKI